One Streptomyces sp. NBC_01237 genomic region harbors:
- the trpM gene encoding tryptophan biosynthesis modulator TrpM has product MSADRPVPRIRPGLRPAAASARDPHAPLARGCRPRGCRAPARRVHGRRVRYVIGDEPGQVNGMRWRTGSAL; this is encoded by the coding sequence ATGTCCGCCGACCGCCCCGTGCCCCGCATCCGGCCGGGCCTGCGCCCCGCCGCCGCGAGCGCCCGGGACCCGCACGCCCCGCTGGCGCGCGGCTGCCGTCCCCGTGGCTGCCGCGCCCCCGCGCGCCGCGTCCACGGCCGGCGGGTGCGGTATGTGATCGGCGACGAGCCCGGCCAGGTCAACGGCATGCGATGGCGCACGGGGTCCGCGCTGTAG